Proteins from one Mycobacterium sp. EPa45 genomic window:
- a CDS encoding cysteine hydrolase family protein, whose translation MAKTALLVVDMLNAYQHPDADVLSGNVADIVEPLAGLIDDARSRDDVELIYVNDNYGDFTAEPSDLIRGALDGARPDLVRPIAPHEGARVMTKVRHSAFYATPMDYLLTRLEVERVILTGQVTEQCILYSALDAYVRHYAVVVPKDAVAHIDAELGAAALAMMERNMSAEIVSAAKCLP comes from the coding sequence CAGCACTCCTGGTGGTGGACATGCTCAACGCCTACCAGCATCCCGACGCTGACGTGCTGTCCGGCAACGTGGCCGACATCGTCGAACCTCTCGCCGGACTGATCGACGACGCCAGAAGCCGCGATGACGTCGAGCTGATCTACGTCAATGACAACTACGGTGATTTCACCGCGGAGCCCAGCGACCTGATCCGAGGCGCACTCGACGGCGCTCGCCCCGATCTCGTCCGACCGATCGCCCCCCACGAGGGCGCCAGGGTGATGACGAAGGTTCGGCACAGCGCCTTCTACGCCACCCCGATGGACTATCTGCTGACGAGGCTCGAGGTCGAGCGGGTGATCCTCACCGGCCAGGTCACCGAGCAGTGCATCCTTTACAGCGCCCTGGATGCCTACGTCCGCCACTACGCGGTCGTGGTGCCCAAAGACGCGGTCGCCCACATCGACGCCGAACTCGGCGCGGCAGCCCTGGCGATGATGGAGCGCAACATGAGCGCCGAGATCGTCTCGGCGGCGAAGTGTCTGCCCTGA
- a CDS encoding NAD-dependent protein deacetylase, translating to MESPELVALLTGRRLAVLTGAGISTDSGIPDYRGPDSPPANPMTIRQFTSSRAFRQRYWARNHLGWRHMAQTLPNAGHRALAHLERTGVVSGIITQNVDLLHTKAGSRNVINLHGTYAQVVCLGCGYTMSRAALADELEAANPGFAERAERLGGIAVAPDADAVVTDTESFRFIDCPACAGMLKPDIVYFGESVRKDIVDQAYSLVDESDALLVAGSSLTVFSGYRFVRHAAALGMPIAIINRGSTRGDNLATVTVDSGCSPMLALLADELSGLTSAS from the coding sequence GTGGAAAGCCCCGAACTCGTCGCGCTGTTGACGGGCCGGCGCCTCGCGGTGCTCACCGGTGCCGGGATCTCCACCGACTCGGGCATACCCGACTATCGCGGCCCCGATTCACCGCCGGCCAACCCGATGACGATTCGCCAGTTCACCTCGAGTCGCGCGTTCCGGCAGCGTTACTGGGCACGCAACCATCTGGGCTGGCGGCACATGGCGCAGACGCTGCCCAACGCCGGGCACAGGGCGCTGGCTCACCTGGAGCGCACCGGCGTCGTCAGCGGCATCATCACCCAGAACGTCGACCTGCTGCACACCAAGGCCGGCAGCCGCAACGTCATCAATCTGCACGGCACCTACGCGCAGGTGGTGTGCCTGGGCTGCGGGTACACGATGTCGCGCGCGGCGCTGGCCGATGAACTCGAGGCGGCCAACCCGGGATTTGCCGAGCGCGCCGAGCGGCTCGGCGGCATCGCCGTGGCGCCGGACGCGGACGCCGTGGTCACCGACACCGAATCGTTCCGCTTCATCGACTGCCCGGCGTGCGCAGGCATGCTCAAGCCCGACATCGTGTACTTCGGTGAGAGTGTGCGCAAAGACATTGTCGACCAAGCCTATTCACTGGTCGACGAGTCGGATGCGCTGCTGGTGGCCGGCTCCTCGCTGACCGTGTTCTCCGGATATCGGTTCGTGCGACACGCCGCCGCCCTGGGCATGCCCATCGCGATCATCAACCGCGGCAGCACCCGCGGTGACAACCTCGCCACGGTCACCGTGGACAGCGGATGTTCACCGATGCTGGCGCTGCTCGCCGACGAACTGTCCGGCCTGACCTCCGCGAGCTAG
- the proB gene encoding glutamate 5-kinase codes for MSEYRDAVRAARSVVVKIGTTALTTKSGLFDAGRLAKLVEAIEARMKAGSDVVIVSSGAIAAGIEPLGLNRRPTDLATKQAAASVGQVALVNAWSAAFARYDRTVGQVLLTAHDISMRVQHTNAQRTLDRLRSLHAVAIVNENDTVATNEIRFGDNDRLSALVAHLVGADALILLSDIDGLYDADPRKADARFIPEVAGPDDLDGVVAGEGSRLGTGGMRSKLSSALLAADAGVPVLLAGAADAAAALTDASVGTVFTPRPDRMSARRFWVRYAAEVSGALTLDVGAVRAVVKQRRSLLAAGITGVSGRFFGGDVVELRDPDGEMVARGVVAYDAAELTTMIGRSTSDLPAEMRRPAVHADDLVAV; via the coding sequence GTGAGCGAGTACCGCGACGCCGTGCGCGCTGCGCGCAGCGTCGTCGTCAAGATCGGCACCACGGCACTGACCACGAAATCCGGGTTGTTCGACGCCGGCCGGCTGGCGAAGCTGGTCGAGGCGATCGAGGCGCGGATGAAGGCCGGCTCCGACGTCGTGATCGTGTCCTCGGGCGCGATCGCGGCCGGCATCGAGCCACTCGGGCTGAACCGGCGCCCAACCGATCTGGCGACCAAGCAGGCCGCGGCCAGTGTCGGGCAGGTGGCGTTGGTCAATGCGTGGAGCGCGGCCTTCGCCCGCTACGACCGGACGGTCGGCCAGGTGCTGCTGACGGCGCACGACATCTCGATGCGGGTCCAGCACACCAACGCCCAGCGCACGCTGGACCGGTTGCGGTCGCTGCATGCGGTGGCGATCGTCAACGAGAACGACACCGTGGCCACCAACGAGATTCGCTTCGGCGACAACGATCGGCTCTCGGCGCTGGTGGCCCACCTCGTCGGCGCCGACGCGCTGATTCTGCTGTCCGACATCGACGGGCTGTACGACGCCGACCCGCGCAAGGCCGACGCCCGGTTCATCCCCGAGGTGGCCGGGCCCGACGACCTCGATGGAGTGGTCGCCGGTGAGGGCAGCCGGCTGGGCACTGGCGGGATGCGCTCAAAGCTGTCCTCGGCGCTGCTGGCCGCCGACGCCGGGGTTCCGGTGCTCCTGGCGGGGGCTGCCGACGCCGCGGCCGCGCTGACCGATGCATCGGTGGGCACCGTGTTCACGCCGCGGCCCGATCGGATGTCGGCGCGGCGCTTCTGGGTCCGGTACGCCGCCGAAGTGTCCGGCGCCCTGACGCTGGACGTCGGCGCGGTGCGCGCGGTGGTCAAGCAGCGGCGCTCACTGCTGGCGGCGGGGATCACCGGAGTGTCGGGCCGATTCTTCGGCGGCGATGTCGTCGAACTGCGTGACCCGGACGGGGAAATGGTCGCCCGCGGGGTGGTGGCCTACGACGCCGCCGAGCTGACGACGATGATCGGCCGGTCGACGTCGGACCTGCCTGCCGAGATGCGCCGTCCCGCGGTGCACGCCGACGACCTCGTCGCCGTCTAG
- the obgE gene encoding GTPase ObgE, with protein sequence MPRFVDRVVIHARAGSGGHGCASVHREKFKPLGGPDGGNGGRGGSVILVVDPQVHTLLDFHFHPHVAAPSGTQGMGSNREGANGSDLEVKVPDGTVVLDANGRLLADLVGAGTRFVAAEGGRGGLGNAALASRARKAPGFALLGEKGEERELTLELKTVADVGLIGFPSAGKSSLVSVISAAKPKIADYPFTTLVPNLGVVSAGDHTFTVADVPGLIPGASEGRGLGLDFLRHIERCALLVHVVDCATLEPGRDPISDIDALEAELAAYRPTLQGDTTLGDLADRPRAVVLNKIDVPEARELADFVRPDIEARGWPVFEVSTVSREGLRELTFALWDMVAAYQAALPEVVPRRPVIRPVPVDQTGFTVEADPHNPGGFVVRGVRPERWIAQTNFDNDEAVGYLGDRLARLGVEDQLLKLGAKPGCAVTIGDMTFDWEPQTPAGVDVTPTGRGTDARLEQNDRIGAAERKEARRHRREHEDET encoded by the coding sequence ATGCCCCGTTTCGTCGACCGCGTCGTCATCCACGCCCGCGCGGGCAGCGGTGGGCACGGCTGCGCCTCGGTCCACCGGGAGAAGTTCAAGCCCCTCGGCGGGCCCGACGGCGGTAACGGCGGGCGCGGCGGCAGCGTCATCCTCGTCGTCGACCCGCAGGTGCACACCCTGCTGGACTTCCATTTCCATCCGCACGTCGCGGCGCCGTCCGGCACGCAGGGCATGGGCAGCAACCGCGAAGGCGCCAACGGGTCCGATCTCGAGGTGAAGGTGCCTGACGGCACCGTCGTGCTCGACGCCAATGGCCGTCTGCTCGCCGACCTGGTCGGCGCAGGCACTCGTTTCGTCGCCGCCGAGGGCGGTCGCGGCGGTCTGGGCAACGCTGCGTTGGCGTCGCGGGCCCGCAAGGCTCCGGGGTTCGCGCTGCTCGGCGAGAAGGGTGAGGAACGCGAGCTCACCCTGGAACTCAAGACCGTCGCCGACGTCGGTCTGATCGGGTTCCCGTCGGCCGGCAAATCCTCACTCGTATCGGTGATCTCGGCGGCCAAACCCAAGATCGCGGACTATCCGTTCACCACGCTGGTGCCCAATCTCGGCGTCGTGTCGGCGGGCGACCACACGTTCACCGTCGCCGACGTCCCCGGTTTGATCCCCGGCGCGTCGGAAGGTCGCGGTCTCGGTCTGGACTTCCTTCGTCACATCGAACGCTGCGCACTACTTGTGCATGTGGTCGACTGTGCCACCTTGGAACCGGGCCGCGATCCGATCTCCGACATCGACGCGCTGGAAGCCGAACTGGCCGCGTATCGCCCCACGCTGCAAGGCGATACGACGTTGGGCGACCTGGCCGACCGGCCGCGGGCGGTGGTGCTCAACAAGATCGATGTCCCCGAAGCCAGAGAGCTGGCCGACTTCGTACGCCCCGATATCGAGGCGCGCGGCTGGCCGGTGTTCGAGGTGTCGACCGTGAGCCGGGAAGGCTTGCGCGAGTTGACTTTCGCGCTGTGGGACATGGTGGCGGCCTACCAGGCGGCTCTGCCCGAGGTGGTGCCTCGCCGCCCGGTGATCCGGCCGGTCCCGGTCGACCAGACCGGGTTCACCGTCGAGGCCGATCCGCACAACCCCGGTGGCTTCGTGGTGCGCGGCGTCCGGCCGGAACGCTGGATCGCGCAGACCAACTTCGACAACGACGAAGCTGTCGGCTATCTGGGCGACCGGCTGGCCCGGCTCGGCGTGGAGGATCAGTTGCTCAAGCTCGGTGCCAAACCCGGCTGCGCCGTCACCATCGGCGACATGACCTTCGACTGGGAGCCGCAGACCCCGGCAGGTGTCGACGTCACGCCGACCGGACGCGGCACCGACGCCCGGCTGGAGCAGAACGACCGGATCGGGGCGGCCGAGCGCAAGGAGGCCCGCCGCCACCGCCGGGAGCACGAGGACGAAACGTGA